The genomic interval CCGCGATGTGCGCGCGAAGTACGCGGAGCGGATTTCGGCGATTGGGGCAGACATGACGTGGCCGCGCGTGGGCGAGCGCCATTGGCAGTTGTTCCAGGACGTCGCCCTGCGGGCTCGCCATCGCGCATCGGGGGTGAAGGGATTTGCGGTCATCGCACACTGATGGGCTGCCGGTTTCGCTGGATCACCTGCGCCGGATGACAGACGACACAGGGCTCATTGAACACGCGATTGGCCGCATTCCTCGCCGTCAGGAAGGGTATTCCACCGACGACAACGCGCGGGCGCTCTGGCTCGCGTACGAGTGGCTCCACTACGCCCGCGAGCGGGGCCTGGAGGCGGAGGCGGCCGATCTCGCGCGGCTCATCGACATCTACTTCGCGTTTTTGGCCTGGGTCCAGAAGCCCGACGGCTGGTTCCACAACAACGTGTCGTACGATCGCCGCTTTGAGCTGGAGGTTCCGTCGGACGACTGCCAAGGGAGGTCCGTGTACGCGCTGGCGGTGGGCATGTGCGAGGAGCGCGATCCGGCCCGCCTGACGGCCTACGCGCAAGTGCTTCGCCGGGGCCTTGAGGCAGCCCTTAGGCTCACGCACGCACGCGGCGTCGCCCATGTCGTAGCGGCCGCCGCAAGGCTTTTGCGCCACGCAGAGGGGGTCGAGCTTCCCGAAGACGCGGCGCCCGAGTTCTGGGCCTTTGTCCGTCAGCGCCTGCCGGGCGTCGTGGAGCGCGGCGCTCGCGATCTCGTGTCGCGGTTCGAGGCGCACGCACGCGGCGACTGGCCTTGGTTCGAGGACCGCATGACGTACGACAACGCGGTCATGCCCTGGGCGCTCTTCGAAGCCTATGCGCTCACCGGCGAGGCCCGATGGAGAGAAGTCGCGGAAGCCTCGCTCGACGGGCTTCTCGCCCGCATGCGTGCGCCCGAGGGATGGCTTCGGCCCATTGGCAACCGCGGCTTCGCGGCGCCTGGCTTCACCGCCATTTGGGACCAGCAGCCGCTGGAAATCGCCCAGCTCGCCATTGCGTGCGAATCGGCCTGGCGCGCGACGGGTGACACGGCCTATCGGCGGCTTACGGCCGAGTGCCAGCGCTGGTTCTACGGTGAAAACGACAAAGGGGTGCCGATGGCCGATCCGGCCGACGGCAGTTGCTGCGACGGCCTGACGCCGCAGGGTCCCAACCTGAACCGCGGTGCAGAGTCGACGTGGTCGTACCTCATCACCGAGATCCACGTCGAGCGGGCATTTGCCGATGATCTGGACGCCGCGCGGGCGTTCGGCGCGTGGGTGGGCGTTCCGCGCCAGACCCTCGTGTCCGCACGGTCGAGACGGGCGCTCGGCGGCTTTCACCGGTGACCTCACACGCGCCGGCCAGCCTCACAAGGGGGCGAGGCCGGCGTTTCCGTTTTCCTTCATTCGTCGGTACCAGCCGAGAAAGGCGTTCTCGATCGCTCCTCGCATCTTCGGCTCGGAGAATTCTCCTTGATAGAGCGTTTCCTCGTCTCGCCAGTCGGCCCATAGGCCGTTTTCGTCCGGGGCCTGTGTCCAGAAATCGTCCTTCGCCCGAACGTCGAACACCCCGTTCTTGTACTTCGCCACCACTTTGAAGCGCGGGCTGTAGAAGTGCGAGTTGAGAAAGGCCACCACGAGCTCGACGGACTCGGTGGTCACAACCTTCGCCTCCAAGGCGGAATCGCCTTCATGAATGGACTTGGCGATCTCGTTGAACAGTCGAACGGCCTCTTCTTTACACTCCGTGTCGCTCATGACGACGTGCGTCTTGACGTTCATCTCGTCCCCGCGCTCGCGGATGCGCGTCATCTCATGGTGAAACGCGTCCATCCCATCGCATCCCTTCCGCACGCTCTTGAACACATCGTCTCCCACCTTCGGCGTTTCATGCGCTTCCGCGCGTCCGCAATTGGTGTACAATGAAGGCGTTGTCATGCGCTTTGCCCAAAGGGTTGCACATCATCCATGATGGGAGGTATGTCGCCATGCGCGTGGTCATCACCGGAGGAAGCGGCCTGTTGGGCCCATGGGTCATTCGCGAGTTTTTGAGCGCAGGCTACGACGTGTTGAACGTCGATACGCGCCCGCCCGCTGAGGAACTGTGTCCCACCATCCTCGCGGACCTCACGGACCTCGGAGACTGTTATCAGGTGCTTCAGGGCGCCGACGCCTTGGTCCATCTCGCCGCACTGCCGCGCGTCGGCATCCGCACGGATGCGGCCACCTTCGCGCTCAACACTGTCTCCACGTACAACGTGCTCGAGGCGGCGGGATCGCTCGGCGTCCGCAAGGCCGTCATCACGTCGAGCGAATCTTCGTATGGACTCGTGTTCGCCAAACATCCGTTTGCGCCGAAATATGTGCCTGTCGACGAGGACCATCCGCAGCTCCCCCAGGACGCCTACGGCCTGTCGAAGGTGGTCAACGAGCTGACGGCGGAGACGCTCTACCGGCACTACGGCATGCAGATTGTGTCGTTCCGGCTCGGGAACGTGATTGCGCCTCACATGTACAGAAACTTTCCTGACTTCATCAAAAAGCCGGAGGTGCGCAAGAACATCCTCTGGTCGTACATCGACGCGCGAGACGCCGCGGTGGCGTACAGGCTGGCCGTGGAGAAGGACGGCCTGGGGTGTGCCAAACTCAACATCGCCGCGGATTGGACCAGCATGGATCTGACGAACGGCGAACTTCTCGCGGCGTGCTATCCCGAGGTCACCGACATCCGCGTCGATCCGAACGGCTACGAGACGCTGCTCGCCAACCGGAAGGCAAAGGAGATGCTCGGCTGGCAGCCGATGTACCACTGGCGAGACGAAGTCGCGAAGCTCTGAGAACCTGCGGCCTTCGCGCCCGCCGGGGGGCAAAGGCCAAGCAGCGCGCCAACAGGGGCGAGCCTGTGGCGATTGGGAAAGGACGACCTTCGATGCCCATCATCTTTCACTCGGATGAGCGCCTGTTTCACCTGATGACGCCGAGATCGAGCTACGTGTTTCGCGTCGGCCATGACGGCTTATTGGAACACGTCTACTGGGGCGCCAGGTTGGAAGACGCGTCGGACCTGGTCCGCCTGGCGCGCGCTTGCCAGCGGCTCGATGCGCGGCCGGAGCACATGCGCGCCATCGACATCGGCTCGCTTCGCCTCGAGTACCCCTCATTCGGGACGGGCGACCACCGCGATCCTGCCTACGAGGTCTTGCAGCCTTCGGGCAGCCACGCGTCCCAGCTCGTGTACGAATCCCACCAGATCCGACCTGGCAAGCCGCCGCTTCCGGGCCTGCCTGCGTTTTACGTCGAATCCGATTTCGAAGCGGACACGCTCGAGATTTCGCTGGTCGATCCGGCCATCTCGCTGCGCGTGATCCTCTCCTACACCGCCTACCGCGACTTCGATCTCGTCTGCCGCCACGCGCGCTTGGAGAATGCGGGTACCGAACCGCTCGTCCTGCGCCGGGCGCTCTCCGCATCTGTCGATCTCGACCTGCGGGAGGCGGACTTCGTCCAACTCTCCGGCGCCTGGATCCGCGAGCGGTTCATCCAACGGACGCCGCTTTCGCCTGGGCGGCATGAGATCATGAGCCGCTCCGGCGCGAGCGGTCACAAGCACAACCCGTTCTTCGCCCTCGCGGCGCCGCATACGACGGAGGAAGGCGGCGAGGTGCGCGCGTTCGCTCTCGTGTACAGCGGCAATTTTCTCGGCGCCTGCGAGATGGAGCCCATGCGGCAAAACGTGCGCGCGCAGATCGGCATCCACCCTTCCGATTTCTCCTGGCGCCTCGAACCCGGCGAGCGGTTTGTCACGCCCGAGGCGGCGCTCGTCTACTCGGACGAGGGATGGGGCGGTATGTCGCGCACGTTCCACCGCGCCATTCGAAAGAGGCTGTGCCGAGGGACCTATCGCGATCGCGTCCGCCCCGTGCTCATCAACAATTGGGAAGCGACGTACTTCCATTTCGACGAGGAAGATCTCGTCGAGATCGCAGAGCAAGCCCGCGATCTCGGCGCGGAGATGTTCGTCCTCGACGACGGCTGGTTCGGCCAGCGCGACGACGATCACACGTCGCTCGGCGACTGGTGGCCGCACCCGCGCAAACTGCCGAACGGGCTGCGCCATCTCGCCGATCGCATCCACGCGCTCGGGCTTCGCTTCGGCATCTGGATGGAGCCGGAGATGGTGTCGCCGAAGAGCGAGCTGTATCGTGAGCATCCGGATTGGTGCCTGCACGTGGCGGATCGGCCGAGATCGGAGCGAAGGCATCAGCTGATGCTCGACCTCACGCGCGAGGATGTGCGCGCCTTCGTGGTGAACGCGGTGTCGCGCGTGATCGAAGAAGGGGCCGTCGATTACATCAAGTGGGACATGAATCGGCCGATGACCGAGGTCGGATCGGCCGCGCTTCCGCCTGAGCGCCAGCGCGAGGTCGCGCACCGCTACGTGCTCGGGCTGTACGAGATCCTGGAGACGCTCACGAGCCGATTCCCGAACGTGCTATTTGAAAACTGCGCCTCGGGCGGGGGCAGGTTCGAACTCGGCATGCTCCACTACATGCCGCAGACGTGGACGAGCGACAACACGGACGCCGTCTCCCGGCTGAAGATCCAGCACGGCACGAGCCTCGTCTATCCGCCAGTCGCGATGGGCGCGCACGTGTCGGCCGTTCCAAACCACCAGATGGGGCGCGTCACGCCGTTCGCCCTCCGCGCCGGCGTCGCCATGTGCGGCAACTTCGGCTTCGAGCTCGATCCGCGGCGCCTTTCGGACGCGGAGCGGCGCGAGGCGCGTCAGGCGGTGGAGCGGTACAAAGCGCTTCGACACCTCGTGCAGTTCGGCGACTTCTACCGGCTGCTGTCCCCGTTTGACGGGCCCGAGGCGGCCTGGATGTTCGCTGTCGAGGATGGCAGCGAGGCGCTCGTCGCCTATTTCTGCACGTATCCGGATCCCTTGGATCCGCCGGCGCGCGTGGTCCTGCGCGGCCTGCGGCCCGAGGCGCGCTATAGGTGTGAGGCGCTCGGCGAGAGCTTCCGCGGCGACGCACTGATGCGCCACGGCCTCGTCATTCCGCGCCAGGTGGGCGACGGGCAGGCCGTGCTCATTCATCTCAAGCAAATCGGGGAAGGTGATCGCCCGTGATTCGAGTCGGTGTGATGGGCTGTGGTGTGATCAGCGAGGTGTACCTGAAGAACCTTCGGTCATTCGGCATTCCCGTGGCCGCGGTGGCGGACCTCGACGCGGAGCGGGCCGCGGCGCGCGCCGAGCAGTTTCAGGTTCCGGCGCTCACGCCCGACGAACTCCTCGCGCATCCCGACGTCGATCTCGTCCTGAATCTCACGGTCCCGAAGGCGCACGCCGACATTGCGCGTCAGGCGCTGGCGCGAGGCAAACACGTGCACACCGAGAAACCGCTCGCGCTTCAAGCGGACGATGCAAAAGCGCTCGTCCATCTCGCCCGCTCTCGCGGGCTTCGCATCGGGGCCGCGCCAGACACCTTCCTCGGCAGTCACCTCCAGACCGCGCGGAAGCTCTTGGACGACGGCTGGATTGGCGAGCCCATTGGCGCGACAGCGTTCATGATGAGCCATGGGCCGGAGCGCTGGCATCCGAATCCGGACTTCTTCTACCAGGCCGGGGGCGGCCCGATGTTCGACATGGGCCCCTACTATCTCACGGCGCTCGTCCACCTGATGGGCCCTGTGCGCCGCGTCGCGGGCACGGCGCAGACCACCTTTTCGACGCGCGTGGTCGAATCACCAAATCGATTCGGTGAGCGCATCCCCGTGGAGATCCCGACGCACGTGCAGGCCCTGCTCGAGTTCGAGCGCGGGGCGACGGGCGTGCTCGTCACCACGTTCGACGTGTGGCACTCCGAATTGCCGCGCATCGAGATCTACGGCACCGAGGGGACGCTCGCTGTACCGGATCCCAACAATTTTGGCGGCACGGTGCGGGTGCGCCGCCGCGGCGCAGACGCGTGGTCGCCCGCGCCCGCGCTCTTCGGCTTTTCGGAGAACCGCCGCGGCCTCGCGGTGGCCGACATGGCGCTCGCCATCCGCGACGGCCGCCCGCACCGCGCGTCGGGCGATCTCGCCATGCACGTCGTCGAGGTCATGGAGGCCATCCACATCTCGGCGCGCGAGGCGCGGCACGTCGAAATTGTCTCGCGCCCCGCAAGGCCCGAGCCCTGGCCCATCGGCTACGACGAGACCGCTCTCGCGCTCGACCTGCAGGGCGAGAGGCAGCGGGATCCGTCATGAAGGCGCTCGGCGTCGATCTCGGCACGACTTCCATCGCCGCGGTCGTGTACGACACCGCGGCGAGTCGAGTGGCGTGGTGCCAGTCCCGGCCGCACGGCGCCGAGCTTCGGACGGACGATCCGCTCGCGTCGCTGCAGGACGCCGAGCGCATGCTGGCCCTCGCCGAGCGCATGGTGGAGATGGGGTTATCGGAGCATGCCGACGTGGCGGCCATCGGGGTCACCGGTCAGATGCACGGCGTGGTGTATCTGGACGCTCATCTCTCCCCGGTGAGCCCGCTCTTCACGTGGCAGGACCGGCGCGGGGGTCAAGAGGCGGCGCCGGGCGAGACGTTCGCCGAACGGCTGTCTCGACTCACGGGATGCCGGGTGCACATCGGCTATGGGCTTGCGACGCACGCCTATCTCGCGCATCACGGCCTCGTGCCCGAAGGCGCGTCGTGGCTCGCCACGCTGCCGGACGCGTTTGCGGCCCGCCTCGTCGGACTGTCGCGGCCGCGCGCACACGCGTCGCTCGCGCACAGCATGGGCGGGTTTGATCTGGATCAAGGCGCATTTGTGGCCGGAGGTCTGCCGGAGGCCGGGATCGACCTCTCGTGCCTGCCCGAGGTGGTGCCGGATCTTCACATCCTGGGCGAACACCGCGGCATTCCCGTCGCAGTGGCGCTCGGGGATCACCAGGCGAGTTTCCTCGGCGCGGTGGGCGTGGAAGAGGGCGGCGTGCTGGTGAACATCGGCACGGGCGCCCAGGTGTCGGTCTGCGTGCGGGGAAGGCCCGAGCTGTCGCCTGGCGCGGAATTGCGGCCGTTTGTGGGGGACCTGCGCCTCGCGGTCGCCGCGACGCTCGCGGGCGGAGCGGCGTACGCCCTCGTGGCCGCGTTTTTCGATCGCGTCGTCCGCATGCACGGGCTCGAGCCGACTCGTTCCACCTACGACGTTCTCGACGAGGCCATCGCGGCCTGGCGCCAATCGGGCGGCGGGCCGTTCCCGCGGGTGCGCCCGACCTTCTTTGGGTCGCGATCGAGCGATGAGGACGGCGCGCGGGTCGAACGATGGACCGCGGCAGGCATGGCGCCGGAGGCCTTCGCCTGGGGCGTGCTGTCAGGCGTGGCGGAAGAGCTGCACGAGGGCTTTTGCCGCCTTCCGCCGTGCGGGCCGGACGGCCCCCGCGCCCTCGCAGGCGCGGGCAACGCGCTGCGCGTCAACCGACACCTGCGAGACGCGGTGGAAGCGGTCTTCGGGCGGCCTGTGCAGCTCGCGCCTGATCCGGAAGAGGCGGCGCAGGGCGCCGCGCGCTGGGCGGCCATGGCCGTGACGGCGTGACGCCTCGTTCCCTCGCCCGGATGGGCGACGACGGACGCGCCAGTTCTCCATCCGTTGAGGCGCCCATTACGCATCCGCGAACGCCGAGAACACCCGCGCCACGACCGCCGCTGCCGGCTTGCCATAGATGCAGTAGCTTCCGTCCTCGGACGCCGCTTCGCGCGGATACAGCTTCCAAGGCCATTCCCACAACATATAGCCCTTGAACCACGGCTCGTCGGGCATGGCGGCGAACATGGCTTCGTAAAACCGCGCCTGCTCGTCGAGATCGATGGCGCCCGGGTGCCGATAGTCCCACGGGCAGGCGCCGGAACCGGAGCGGCTCGGACACCCCACCTCCATGAAGAAAAGCGGCTTCCCCTGCGCCTCTGCGACCTCGCGGAGCACCGGCACGCGATTTCGCCACCGGTCGATGGGGTAGTAGGCGCTCGACGAGATGAGGTCGACCGCGTCCCAAAACCGCACGTGCTCCTCGCGCCCGTGGTTGCAGTTGTACGTCACGAGGCCGTCATACTCGCTGCGCACGCGCGCGATGGCCTCGCGCCACATGCCCTCGTGCGGCTCGGCGGTCGTCATCTCGCAGCCGACGCAGAACATCTCGCAACCCGTGCGCTTCGCCAGGCGCGCGTAGTGGGCCATCATGTCGGTGTAGGACCGGAACCACGTCGCCCAGGACTCGAGGTCCGGGCCGTCTTCCTTCTCGAAGCGGATCTCGCCTCTCCACGTCCCGTCTCGACAATTGACGGTCGGCTTCAGGCACACTTTGAGACCGAGGTCGTGGGCGAGATCCACCATCGACGCGATCTCGTCGTCGCTCACGGTGACTGGCGGCCCGTACGCGATGGCGGGATCGCCCGGGTGCTCCATCAGGCCCGCGAAGGCGAGCGTCACCCAGTTGAACGGCTGTTCGGCGAGCGCCCGCATCGACGCACGCGCCTCGTCGGTGGCCCACGTCCCGTGCTGGCCGACGAAGCCAAACGTCATGCCTCGGATGAAGCCGAGATCGAATGCGCTTTCGAAACGTCCCATCGCCGCTCACCTCCAAGGCGCCTCAACGGCGGTCGTTTTCCAGCAGTTCAATCACGGCTCGCGCGGACGACGCGCCGTCGAAATACGCGTATCGCCCGCCCGTGTATTCGCCTCGCTGGACGAGCTCAAGCCCCGCCTGGGTCAGCGCCTCGGCGTGCGCGGCCATGCCCTCGACCTCAAACGCCACGTGATGCACGCCCTCGCCGTGTTCATCGAGCCAGGCGCGCCAGGTGCTCGGATGTTCGTCGGGTTCGATGAGCTCGATGTCCAGGTTTTCGAGGCGGAAAAACGCGAGTTTGGCGCGCGCTTTTGTCGGGCGTCCCTGGTAT from Alicyclobacillus acidocaldarius subsp. acidocaldarius DSM 446 carries:
- a CDS encoding NAD-dependent epimerase/dehydratase family protein — its product is MRVVITGGSGLLGPWVIREFLSAGYDVLNVDTRPPAEELCPTILADLTDLGDCYQVLQGADALVHLAALPRVGIRTDAATFALNTVSTYNVLEAAGSLGVRKAVITSSESSYGLVFAKHPFAPKYVPVDEDHPQLPQDAYGLSKVVNELTAETLYRHYGMQIVSFRLGNVIAPHMYRNFPDFIKKPEVRKNILWSYIDARDAAVAYRLAVEKDGLGCAKLNIAADWTSMDLTNGELLAACYPEVTDIRVDPNGYETLLANRKAKEMLGWQPMYHWRDEVAKL
- a CDS encoding alpha-galactosidase — encoded protein: MPIIFHSDERLFHLMTPRSSYVFRVGHDGLLEHVYWGARLEDASDLVRLARACQRLDARPEHMRAIDIGSLRLEYPSFGTGDHRDPAYEVLQPSGSHASQLVYESHQIRPGKPPLPGLPAFYVESDFEADTLEISLVDPAISLRVILSYTAYRDFDLVCRHARLENAGTEPLVLRRALSASVDLDLREADFVQLSGAWIRERFIQRTPLSPGRHEIMSRSGASGHKHNPFFALAAPHTTEEGGEVRAFALVYSGNFLGACEMEPMRQNVRAQIGIHPSDFSWRLEPGERFVTPEAALVYSDEGWGGMSRTFHRAIRKRLCRGTYRDRVRPVLINNWEATYFHFDEEDLVEIAEQARDLGAEMFVLDDGWFGQRDDDHTSLGDWWPHPRKLPNGLRHLADRIHALGLRFGIWMEPEMVSPKSELYREHPDWCLHVADRPRSERRHQLMLDLTREDVRAFVVNAVSRVIEEGAVDYIKWDMNRPMTEVGSAALPPERQREVAHRYVLGLYEILETLTSRFPNVLFENCASGGGRFELGMLHYMPQTWTSDNTDAVSRLKIQHGTSLVYPPVAMGAHVSAVPNHQMGRVTPFALRAGVAMCGNFGFELDPRRLSDAERREARQAVERYKALRHLVQFGDFYRLLSPFDGPEAAWMFAVEDGSEALVAYFCTYPDPLDPPARVVLRGLRPEARYRCEALGESFRGDALMRHGLVIPRQVGDGQAVLIHLKQIGEGDRP
- a CDS encoding Gfo/Idh/MocA family protein; protein product: MIRVGVMGCGVISEVYLKNLRSFGIPVAAVADLDAERAAARAEQFQVPALTPDELLAHPDVDLVLNLTVPKAHADIARQALARGKHVHTEKPLALQADDAKALVHLARSRGLRIGAAPDTFLGSHLQTARKLLDDGWIGEPIGATAFMMSHGPERWHPNPDFFYQAGGGPMFDMGPYYLTALVHLMGPVRRVAGTAQTTFSTRVVESPNRFGERIPVEIPTHVQALLEFERGATGVLVTTFDVWHSELPRIEIYGTEGTLAVPDPNNFGGTVRVRRRGADAWSPAPALFGFSENRRGLAVADMALAIRDGRPHRASGDLAMHVVEVMEAIHISAREARHVEIVSRPARPEPWPIGYDETALALDLQGERQRDPS
- a CDS encoding sedoheptulokinase; protein product: MKALGVDLGTTSIAAVVYDTAASRVAWCQSRPHGAELRTDDPLASLQDAERMLALAERMVEMGLSEHADVAAIGVTGQMHGVVYLDAHLSPVSPLFTWQDRRGGQEAAPGETFAERLSRLTGCRVHIGYGLATHAYLAHHGLVPEGASWLATLPDAFAARLVGLSRPRAHASLAHSMGGFDLDQGAFVAGGLPEAGIDLSCLPEVVPDLHILGEHRGIPVAVALGDHQASFLGAVGVEEGGVLVNIGTGAQVSVCVRGRPELSPGAELRPFVGDLRLAVAATLAGGAAYALVAAFFDRVVRMHGLEPTRSTYDVLDEAIAAWRQSGGGPFPRVRPTFFGSRSSDEDGARVERWTAAGMAPEAFAWGVLSGVAEELHEGFCRLPPCGPDGPRALAGAGNALRVNRHLRDAVEAVFGRPVQLAPDPEEAAQGAARWAAMAVTA
- a CDS encoding glycoside hydrolase family 113, with protein sequence MGRFESAFDLGFIRGMTFGFVGQHGTWATDEARASMRALAEQPFNWVTLAFAGLMEHPGDPAIAYGPPVTVSDDEIASMVDLAHDLGLKVCLKPTVNCRDGTWRGEIRFEKEDGPDLESWATWFRSYTDMMAHYARLAKRTGCEMFCVGCEMTTAEPHEGMWREAIARVRSEYDGLVTYNCNHGREEHVRFWDAVDLISSSAYYPIDRWRNRVPVLREVAEAQGKPLFFMEVGCPSRSGSGACPWDYRHPGAIDLDEQARFYEAMFAAMPDEPWFKGYMLWEWPWKLYPREAASEDGSYCIYGKPAAAVVARVFSAFADA
- a CDS encoding VOC family protein; this translates as MEAYPLGTRRVAQIGIVVRDIEAASAAWAKLLGCDVPKWHWTEAYEEARTEYQGRPTKARAKLAFFRLENLDIELIEPDEHPSTWRAWLDEHGEGVHHVAFEVEGMAAHAEALTQAGLELVQRGEYTGGRYAYFDGASSARAVIELLENDRR